DNA from Streptomyces sp. Edi4:
CGGTGACGTGAAGGGGCGGGTCTGCGTCCTGGTGGACGACATGATCGACACGGGCGGCACGATCTGTGCGGCGGCGGACGCGCTGTTCTCGCACGGTGCGGAGGACGTCATCGTGACGGCCACGCACGGCATCCTGTCGGGGCCGGCGGCGGACCGTCTGAAGAACTCCAAGGTGAGCGAGTTCGTCTTCACGAACACGCTGCCGGATCCTTCGGATCTGGAGCTCGACAAGATCACGGTGTTGTCGATCGCTCCGTCCATCGCGCGGGCGGTGCGTGAGGTGTTCGAGGACGGCTCGGTGACGAGTCTCTTCGAGGAGAACTAGCGGATACGTACGCCGACGAAGGGCCGCCCCCACCCCGGGACGCGGCCCTTCGCCACACCCCGTTGCCGGTGCGGGCCGGCACCGGATGCCTCAGGGGCGCGGGGAACTGCGCGCTCAGCCACCCACGACCCGCAGCCGGGCTCGCGGGAGGCTGAACCGGGCTGGGGTCAGGGGGTGTTGGCCGCTCGCAGCGCGTCGACCGCGACCCGCGCCGCACGGCCGACCACCGCATCCGCCCCCGGCAACGTCGCCGCCGTGGACGCCGCCCGGGTGAAGACGGCGACGGCGTACCGACCGCCGTCGGGATATTCGACCACCCCCGCCTCGTGCCGCTGCGTCGGCAGCGATCCCGTCTTGCCGCTGACGCGTACGTCGTCGAAGGGGAAGCCGGAGGCGAGCCGGTGGCTCCAGGCCTGGACGCCGAGGACCGCGCGGAGTTCGTCGCCCCAGTCCCCCGCGCAGACCTCGTCGCGCCACACCGCGCCGAGCAGCGCCGCGATCTCGCGCGGGGTGGAGCGGTTGGTGCGGGCCGGGTCGAGGACGCTGAGGCGGGCGACGGCGGCGGGGTCGACGAGGGCGGTCCTCCCGCCGGGTCCCGCGTCGGTGAGCATCGTCGCGTAGAGCCCTGCCTGGTTGTGGACGGCGACGGTGCGGGTCAATCCGAGGTCGCGCATGGCCGCGTTGACGGTGTCGAGGCCGAGGTGGTCCCAGAGGAGATCGGCTGCGGTGTTGTCGCTGACGGCGATGGCCAGGGAGGCGAGGTCGCGCAGGGACAGGCGGGCGGCGTCGCGCATGACGGCGAGTCCGGTGGGGCCGGGTGTGCGTCCTTGGGCGGGGATGTCGAGGGGGGTGGTGGGGTCGACGCGTCCGGCGGCGGCTTCGCGGTAGAGGGTGGCGACGAGGCACAGCTTGTGGACGCTTGCGGTGCAGACGGGGGTGTCGGCGCCCAGGGTGATGGCCGCGCCGGTGTCGATGTCGGTGGCGCAGAGCGCTCCGGTGACCCCGGCGTCGGTGAAGGCGGCGGTGACGCGGCCGCGTACGGGGCCGGGAATGTTCGCGGTCACAGCGGGAACTCCGATGCGGGGCGGGGGAACAGGCGCCGCTGGGGGGCGGTGGGGACGAGCCCGGCGTGTTCGCGCAGGACGTCGTGGGCGGTGTCGGTGAACAGGCGGACGGCGGGTCCGTCGCGTCCTGCGGGCCAGGCGGTGGAGGTGCGCCAGGTGAGGGGGTGGCCGCGCAGGGGCCGCCAGGTGGCGCCGGGTTCGGGCGCGGTGCGCGGTACGAGGGCGACGACGCGGGTGCCGGACAGGATGAGGGCGTGGGTGAACTCGGTGCCGGTGACTTCGCGTACGGCGCCGGGGGTGCAGCCGTGGCGGGCGCAGGCGGTGAGGGTTTCGTCGTGGAGGGCGGGGGCGGTGGCGCGCGGGAAGAGCAGCAGTTCGCGGCCGTCGAGGTCGTGGATGTGGAGTTCGGGTTGGTGGGCGAGGGGGTCGTCGTCGGCGAGGAGCGCGCCGAGCGGCTGGTGGAGCTGGGGCCCGAAGCCGAGGCCGGTGGCGGGGCAGGGGTGGCGGACGATGCCGGCGTCGAGGGTGCCGGCGGCGAGTTCGGCGGTCTGCTCGGCGGTGGTGAGTTCCCGCAGGTCGAGGGTGGCGCCGGGGCTGCGTTCACGGTAGGCGGTGAGGAGGGCTGCGACGGTGGCGCCGCCGAGCTGGGGCGGTACGGCGGCGCGCAGGGTGCCGGCGGCGCCGCCCTGGACGCGCTGGACGAGGGCGTGCAGCCGGTCGGCGGCGTCGAGCAGGGTGTGGGTTTCGGCCAGGACGAGGCGGCCCGCGGGGGTGAGGGTGGCCCCGGCGCGGCCGCGGTCGAGGAGGCGGACGCCGAGTTCGCGTTCGAGGCGCTGGATGCGCTGGGAGAGGGAGGGCTGCGCCAAGCGCAGGCGTTCGGCGGCGCGGCCGAAGTGCTGTTCCTCGGCGACGGCGCGGAAGTACCTGAGGTGCAGCAGCAGGTCCATGAGCAGCAAGAATAGGCGGACGCCTATGGAAGCGGCCATCATGGCCGGGGTCCCGGGTTGATCCAATTGGGCGGCCGGGGGGACGCCGGGTAGTCTGGGGCAGTTGCTCGGCGAGGGAGGCCGCACCATGGGTGCGGCGGTCCGTTATCGACGCGCTCTTCGTAGCAGGCCAGTCGTGGCCGGGTGACCACCCTTTTTGGTTTTTCTGGTTCACCTTTCTACGAGGAGTGCACATGTCCGAGGTCAAGCTCGCCGCCGACGTCCGTACCAGCTTCGGCAAGGGCGCCGCCCGCAGCATCCGCCGCGAGAACAAGGTTCCCGGTGTCATCTACGGTCACGGCACCGAGCCGGTCCACGTGACCCTGCCGGGCCACGAGCTGCTGCTCGCGCTGCGTACGCCGAACGTCCTGCTCTCCCTGGACGTCGACGGCAAGACCGAGCTCGCCATCCCGAAGGCCGTCCAGCGTGACGCCATCAAGGGCTTCCTGGTCCACGTCGACCTGCTGCTCGTCAAGAAGGGCGAGAAGGTCACGGTCGAGGTCGCGGTCGAGACCGAGGGCGACCTGGCCCCGGGCAGCTTCCTGGTGGAGAACGTGCTGAACACGCTCTCCGTCGAGACCGAGGCCACCCACATCCCGACCTCCGTCACCGTCTCCATCGCGGGCCTTGAGGCCGGCGCCGCGATCCTCGCGAAGGACGTCGCGCTGCCGTCGGGCACCACCCTGGCCACCGACCCCGAGGCCGTCGTCATCCAGATCCTGGCCGCGCAGGCCGAGGAGCCGGCCGCCGAGTCCGAGGCCGCCGAAGGCGCCGAGGCCTGAGCCGTACGCTCTGCCTGAGATCCGTGCCGGCGGGCGCGGGTTTTGAACGGGGCGGCGGGCCACACGTGGCCCGCCGCCCCGTTCGTCTGTGTACGTGGAGTTCCCGCTGTACGTGACTGCTGTACGTGACTGCTGTACCTGACCGCTGTACGTGACCGCTGTACGTGCCGCTATACGTGACCGAGGAGACGCAGCCCCCATGACGACGACCACGACCGACAGCGCGAACGCGCCCTGGCTCATCGTGGGCCTGGGCAATCCGGGTCCCGAGTACGCCGCGAACCGGCACAACGTCGGGTTCATGACGGTGGATCTGCTCGCGGAGCGCATGGGCGGCCGGTTCAAGGCGCACAAGGCGCGGGCGCAGGTGGTGGAGGGGCGGATCGGCCCGCCGGGGCCGCTCAACCGCCGGGTGGTGCTGGCGAAGCCGCTGTCGTACATGAACCTGTCGGGCGGTCCGGTGACGGCGCTTCGCGACTTCTACAAGGTGCCGGTCGCCAACATCGTCGCGATCCACGACGAGTTGGACATCGATTACGGGGTGCTGCGGCTGAAGCTGGGCGGCGGGGACAACGGGCACAACGGTCTGAAGTCGATCACGAAGTCGCTGGGCGCGGACTATCACCGTGTGCGGTTCGGGATCGGGCGTCCGCCGGGGCGGATGCAGGTGGCGGACTTCGTCCTGAAGGACTTCTCCTCCACGGAGCGCAAGGAGCTGGGTTACTTCGTGGACCGGGCGGCGGACGCGGCGGAGGCGTTGGTGATCGAGGGGCTTGAGCGGGCGCAGTCGACGTACAACTCCTGACAAGGGCGTCGCTTACGGGGCGAACCGCGGGCCCGGGTTTGACCGTTCGCGGTCATGGGCGTCAGGATCGCGCCCCATGACGAAGCGGAGCCGTACCTTCCTGGTGTTCGCGCGGCGGGCCGCGTCGGGCCTGGTCGTCGCGCTGCTCGTGGTCGCCGGGTTCTGGTCGTCGTGGGGCACGGCCCAGCACGTGGTCCTGGCCAGGGGCCGCGAGCACGGGAGGCTGACGGTGACGGGGTGCGCGCAGGGGGTGTGTGCGGGGTCCTTCTCGCCCGTGGGCGACGCGGGGCCGCACGCGGGGGTGACGATCGCCGAGTCGGTGGCGGCGGGGCCGGGCGATCACCTGCCGGTGGTCCTCAAGCCCGGCACGGACGACGCGGTACGCACCGGGGTGGCGGGGTTCCTGTACGCGTGGCTCCCTCTTTCCGGAGCCCTGCTGCTGGCCTCGCTGCTGGTGGCCGGGGGGCTGCGCATGCCGCGCCTGGCCTGGACGCTGGCGGCGACCGCGACGGCGGCCCTGACCGCAACGTTCCTGACCCTACGCTGACCCGGTTCCCGCGCCCCTGGCAGCACTGGTGCCGGCCCACACCGGCATCCTCACCCTGGCCGGCGTTTGGCTGCGGACCGTGGCTGGCCGCTCGCGCAGTTCCCCGCGCCCCTGACTACTCGACGCCGGCCCGCACCGGCACCCCCAGTCCGTCATGGTGGT
Protein-coding regions in this window:
- a CDS encoding LysR family transcriptional regulator, with the translated sequence MDLLLHLRYFRAVAEEQHFGRAAERLRLAQPSLSQRIQRLERELGVRLLDRGRAGATLTPAGRLVLAETHTLLDAADRLHALVQRVQGGAAGTLRAAVPPQLGGATVAALLTAYRERSPGATLDLRELTTAEQTAELAAGTLDAGIVRHPCPATGLGFGPQLHQPLGALLADDDPLAHQPELHIHDLDGRELLLFPRATAPALHDETLTACARHGCTPGAVREVTGTEFTHALILSGTRVVALVPRTAPEPGATWRPLRGHPLTWRTSTAWPAGRDGPAVRLFTDTAHDVLREHAGLVPTAPQRRLFPRPASEFPL
- a CDS encoding serine hydrolase translates to MTANIPGPVRGRVTAAFTDAGVTGALCATDIDTGAAITLGADTPVCTASVHKLCLVATLYREAAAGRVDPTTPLDIPAQGRTPGPTGLAVMRDAARLSLRDLASLAIAVSDNTAADLLWDHLGLDTVNAAMRDLGLTRTVAVHNQAGLYATMLTDAGPGGRTALVDPAAVARLSVLDPARTNRSTPREIAALLGAVWRDEVCAGDWGDELRAVLGVQAWSHRLASGFPFDDVRVSGKTGSLPTQRHEAGVVEYPDGGRYAVAVFTRAASTAATLPGADAVVGRAARVAVDALRAANTP
- a CDS encoding 50S ribosomal protein L25/general stress protein Ctc, coding for MSEVKLAADVRTSFGKGAARSIRRENKVPGVIYGHGTEPVHVTLPGHELLLALRTPNVLLSLDVDGKTELAIPKAVQRDAIKGFLVHVDLLLVKKGEKVTVEVAVETEGDLAPGSFLVENVLNTLSVETEATHIPTSVTVSIAGLEAGAAILAKDVALPSGTTLATDPEAVVIQILAAQAEEPAAESEAAEGAEA
- the pth gene encoding aminoacyl-tRNA hydrolase, encoding MTTTTTDSANAPWLIVGLGNPGPEYAANRHNVGFMTVDLLAERMGGRFKAHKARAQVVEGRIGPPGPLNRRVVLAKPLSYMNLSGGPVTALRDFYKVPVANIVAIHDELDIDYGVLRLKLGGGDNGHNGLKSITKSLGADYHRVRFGIGRPPGRMQVADFVLKDFSSTERKELGYFVDRAADAAEALVIEGLERAQSTYNS